In the genome of Bremerella sp. JC817, the window GTCGACCTGGAATTGGCCGGTGCAACATCACCTCATTCAAATCAACCTGCTCGATAAATCGCCCGACAACGCACGGCGCACCGTCACCAAAGGTGCATCCGCCTCATTGAAAGCCTCAATCCTCGCCACGGCCTGATGCAAAACCTGGTGGTCACGGAAGGAGAATCAGGCCGCTACTGCGTCATCGAAGGGGCAAGGCGGCTGGAAG includes:
- a CDS encoding ParB/Srx family N-terminal domain-containing protein, producing MARQRTAHRHQRCIRLIESLNPRHGLMQNLVVTEGESGRYCVIEGARRLEALLSLQAEGKLPEDHAVPCQVVGTEQALEKSLAA